The sequence ttcaaCACGTTTCCTTGTAACTTTCCAACCTGGAAACAGATACCCTGCCCTCTGGCAagtggaattcccccccccccaactgacaGAGCATTTTAACCCACATTAACAGCACAAAGCTAAAGTTATGGCATGTGCTTGAATTCTTCCTGCAAAATGGCGCCAGCCTGGAAGTACACCCTAGGTACATCCATGGTCAAATTGGTAACAAGCTCCCTGGATTTTGCTTCTCCTTGATGGATACGGCTTGACTTTGTTGCGTACGTCACCCAGAGCCCTCTACTCTGCACACAACTTGAGCACAACCTCTCATTTGCTCCTGATAGAGTGAGTTGATACAGTATGTAAGAGCTAGTTGGCAATGAGCCTTGTGTTCAATTGGGTTTGTTATTGGAGCCTTTCTTGGCCGTTtcttgtgagagccagtgtggtgtagtggttaagagcagtggactcgtaatctggtgaaccgggttcgcttccccgctcctccacatgcagctgctgggtgaccttgggccagtcacacttctctgaagtctctcagccccactcacctcacagagcgttagttgtgggagaggaagggaaaaggagattgtcagccggtttgagactccttagggtagtgataaagcgggatatcaaatccaaactcttcttcttgggtTCATTCAGCTACTCCTAAAAATAAGAAATGTACCTAACACAATTCTTGGTAGCATTACCGATGCTACTGCCTACGGAAGcagagggtggaattcaacacacCCTCTTGATCAGCACAATAACTTTTAACTGTGCAATTGAACGTCCCCTCTTTGACTTCTTCCTGCACCCCTCCCAAATCAatgatttccccaccccccaaccctctggagcaaacttggccttccagatgttttgggactacaactcccatgctccctagctaacaggaccagtggtcagggatgatgggaattgtagtccaaaaacatctggagggcagaggttgcctatgcctgctctggagCAATTTGGGGGAAAGGCGTGGGGGAGTCTCACTGAGCAGCTAAAGGTCCTTGTAGTGACAGAACGAGTGCATTGGATACCACCCAAAATCTCCCATCTTGGTGTTTATCACTCACATCTATgtagtagaagagtttggatttgatatcccgcctttcactccctttaaggagtctcaaagcggctaacattctcctttcccttcctcccccacaacaaacactctgtgaggtgagtggggctgagagacttcaaagaagtatgactggcccaaggtcacccagcagctgcatgtggaggagcggagacgcgaatccggttacccagattacgtgactaccgctcttaaccactacaccacactggctctcaggccaGTGTACAGGGAAGTACTGCTAGGCTATAGCGCTTGACCAGGGTCTTGAAGACCTTTAAATCCCTTCTGAAGCAAGGAAATTGCAATATGCTGagctggtccatttagctcagtgttgtctacacagactggcagcagttatctggggtttcagacagggatgtCTCCCAACACTACCCAGAGATGTTGAGGATTGAAACTGGAACTGCCAGCAAATGTTCTTCACCCAGAAGCCCCTCTTTGCagtcatctgttttattttatttttatattatatcTCCCAGCCCACTGGGCTATCCTCCTCCCACAACACTTTGACAAAAGTGTCAGTCAGAccaaaaaaaaagtgtgtctCATGTAAAACATTTATTCACTTTTGTTCACAGAACATACAGAGTTCAGACAGTTCATCTGCAATAGCGTGGACACGCACAAGTGCAATTCACAAAAGAAATCTACTGCAATTTCAGAAATGTTGGTGTGGAAGTGGTTGCTGCTTTTGAGAGCATGCTTACACAGTAAGCAAACACTGCTGGCTAATATCCGGAGTAGAATAAATTTTATGTCAAGTCTCCTATGATGCCTTTGCTTTTCCTTTTCACTGTGTCCTTCTCTGTCAGTGAGCCAGAACTGCTGTGGCTTGTTTttcccccatcagcctcagaaaATGTCACGAGCTTGTAGGAGGGTTGTTACCTATCTGATTTTCTGTAATCTCAGAGCTGTCACACTAATAATTTCCCCACCAAACCAGCTAAGAACATCATAGCACCATCCTCCAATGTTCCTAACCCTAATTTAatcttcttatttaaaaaaaaaaaatttccccactTATGCTCTAATTCGATTATGTCCGGCCACGACAGAGAAAGACGTACATGACAAgttatgtgtgtttttatttagccCAACAGTGTAAGCCAGCATTTTCACTTGCAAACTCCCAGTTTCACGCAGATTTAAATTAAGTCAGtttaaattaaacacattaaattatacatattattaacaattaattaatattattaattaaataaatattaaattaatatCCTTCATTCTGCCTGCCAGATGTCTGATCtgctgcagaaataaaataacattaaaaaaacacaaaaccttcCCCTTTCCGTTCAAAATGTAGTGCTGGTTCAAGTTTCTTTTGACGTCAGTCTTGCTGGGTTTGGAGCAAAATTGCTCAGGAATGCCAGAAGGAGCTGGCTGTGTTTCAAACGGCATTTAACTCATTCATGGCTTGAATTCTGCTTTTTTCTCAAGCCAGATGTGAGCGCTCCACAGCCTGGGCTCCCCCCTCACAGTTCTCTCCCCTCGGGGGTCTTCAGAAAGCAGCTGGCCTCTGCTCCAAAAACTGAGTGATGTCGATGGCAGATTCGGCTGCCTCCCAATCTCCCCAGTCCCAACCGGTGCTGTTGGCTGCCTCTTCGATTTCAACGGAGGCCACGATGAGCTGCTCAAGGAGATTCTCCTCCTCGGATCCCCTCATCTCTGTGGAGCAGACAGAGACGTTTTCCTCCGCATTCTGGGAGGCGTCCAAGGCAGCGAATTCTTCCTCAGCACTGTAGACTTGGAAGAAGATGATAGTGAGAAGGATAACGAAAAGGTGTTTGACGTAGCTGCGCTCTTCGGCGGGATAGTAGCGCTTTACCTGTAAAGAGAGGAAGAGCAGGCAGTTAGAAACACAAGAATGATCCCAGATTCGCATTCACAGTTATGCGTGTTTCCCAGAATCCCTTTCAGCTGGCCTAGAAATCCAGTTGCAGGGCGGCCCTTTTCCCAGAATGCAATGCTGTTTCCCACTGCCCTGCACCAAACTCACCAGTGATTTCCCTCTGCTGTCAGCATGTTGCAATGCATTTCTCAAAATACACCCCTCCTAATCTCACCTACGCAGTTACTTagctccaccaaccaattcacaACCACCCTTCCTCAGAtcaaaattcaagggggggggggaaacccaaaaCAAATCTTGGCTCTGCTCCACTAGGGAGAGTCCTTGCTACCAAACCCTAAGGAGGAGAGGGAACTCTCTCCCCATTGATTCAGTGGAGAGGGGAGGATCCTACAACATGCTGAAGCAGGTAACATGGGGTGCTTATCTGTGAACAGATTCTGCCTCTGTACCTGTTTTAGCATGCTGACTGGATTGCCATCTTCCCTGCTGGCAAAGCTCTTGGGTTTTTCCCCTTCATCCACTCCCCGCCCCCTTTTTTGGCAAAGCTCATGCCTTCCTGGCAGATGCATGACGCAAATCCAAGAGCTTGCATCCTCACCTTGCAGATAGATGCAGGGATAGGGAAAGTTTTGCCTGTGGGGGGTTTTAGTCAGCCGTGCAACTTTTGGCAAAGCTCAGGAGGCCTGCCAGTAAAGGGTGGGTACTAGGACTGG comes from Podarcis raffonei isolate rPodRaf1 chromosome 2, rPodRaf1.pri, whole genome shotgun sequence and encodes:
- the IER3 gene encoding radiation-inducible immediate-early gene IEX-1, yielding MNTLYGATATMCYACTPALPTLKMVPGPGRPEPTGPQYFTFDPLPEAGESPAPRNLSKSNRIKKRSRRVLYPRVVKRYYPAEERSYVKHLFVILLTIIFFQVYSAEEEFAALDASQNAEENVSVCSTEMRGSEEENLLEQLIVASVEIEEAANSTGWDWGDWEAAESAIDITQFLEQRPAAF